A genomic segment from Clostridium pasteurianum BC1 encodes:
- a CDS encoding aspartyl-phosphate phosphatase Spo0E family protein — protein sequence MRNKIEQLRAELHEYIEKYGFLDQRTIEKSQELDKLILSEQIKKSS from the coding sequence ATGAGGAATAAAATAGAACAACTTAGAGCAGAACTTCATGAATACATTGAAAAATATGGATTTCTAGATCAAAGGACTATTGAAAAATCTCAAGAATTGGACAAGCTAATTTTATCAGAACAAATAAAAAAGAGCTCTTAG